In one window of Enoplosus armatus isolate fEnoArm2 chromosome 7, fEnoArm2.hap1, whole genome shotgun sequence DNA:
- the ak4 gene encoding adenylate kinase 4, mitochondrial isoform X1: MAKLFRAAIMGPPGSGKGTISKRIAQSFGLQYLSSGHYLRESITANTEAGVLVKTYVERSMLVPDHVMTRLMLPRLEQLSGHSWLLDGFPRTLAQARALNDLCQLDLVISLNIPYETLRERLSDRWIHPASGRVYNMGFNPPRVQGKDDLTGEPLIQHDDDKPEALMSRLRHYKDVAKPVINLYKSQGILHSFSGTETDRIWPYINSLLSTKMHAQPSDAFQTQTP, from the exons ATGGCCAAGTTATTCCGAGCTGCTATCATGGGTCCACCAGGATCAGGGAAAGGGACGATATCCAAAAGGATTGCGCAAAGCTTTGGCCTGCAGTATCTGTCCAGCGGCCACTACCTACGCGAGAGCATAACGGCAAATACAG AGGCAGGTGTGCTGGTGAAGACCTACGTAGAAAGAAGCATGCTGGTGCCTGATCATGTGATGACCAGACTGATGCTGCCCAGGCTGGAACAGCTGAGTGGCCACAGCTGGCTGCTGGACG GTTTTCCCCGGACTTTGGCGCAGGCCCGAGCTCTGAACGATTTGTGTCAGCTCGACCTGGTCATCAGCCTCAACATCCCCTACGAGACTCTGAGGGAGAGACTGAGCGACCGCTGGATCCATCCAGCCAGTGGTAGAGTCTACAACATGGGCTTCAACCCGCCGCGAGTGCAG GGTAAGGATGACCTCACTGGGGAGCCACTGATTCAGCATGATGATGACAAACCAGAAGCCTTGATGTCCAGACTGAGACACTACAAAGATGTGGCCAAGCCTGTCATAAACTTATACAA GTCACAGGGAATCCTGCACTCATTTTCCGGTACAGAGACGGACCGGATTTGGCCTTATATCAACTCTCTCCTCAGCACCAAGATGCACGCGCAGCCATCAGATGCCTTCCAAACCCAGACGCCCTGA
- the ak4 gene encoding adenylate kinase 4, mitochondrial isoform X2: protein MAKLFRAAIMGPPGSGKGTISKRIAQSFGLQYLSSGHYLRESITANTGFPRTLAQARALNDLCQLDLVISLNIPYETLRERLSDRWIHPASGRVYNMGFNPPRVQGKDDLTGEPLIQHDDDKPEALMSRLRHYKDVAKPVINLYKSQGILHSFSGTETDRIWPYINSLLSTKMHAQPSDAFQTQTP, encoded by the exons ATGGCCAAGTTATTCCGAGCTGCTATCATGGGTCCACCAGGATCAGGGAAAGGGACGATATCCAAAAGGATTGCGCAAAGCTTTGGCCTGCAGTATCTGTCCAGCGGCCACTACCTACGCGAGAGCATAACGGCAAATACAG GTTTTCCCCGGACTTTGGCGCAGGCCCGAGCTCTGAACGATTTGTGTCAGCTCGACCTGGTCATCAGCCTCAACATCCCCTACGAGACTCTGAGGGAGAGACTGAGCGACCGCTGGATCCATCCAGCCAGTGGTAGAGTCTACAACATGGGCTTCAACCCGCCGCGAGTGCAG GGTAAGGATGACCTCACTGGGGAGCCACTGATTCAGCATGATGATGACAAACCAGAAGCCTTGATGTCCAGACTGAGACACTACAAAGATGTGGCCAAGCCTGTCATAAACTTATACAA GTCACAGGGAATCCTGCACTCATTTTCCGGTACAGAGACGGACCGGATTTGGCCTTATATCAACTCTCTCCTCAGCACCAAGATGCACGCGCAGCCATCAGATGCCTTCCAAACCCAGACGCCCTGA